The following proteins are encoded in a genomic region of Nicotiana sylvestris chromosome 4, ASM39365v2, whole genome shotgun sequence:
- the LOC138890580 gene encoding uncharacterized protein, protein MAAIEAIEIFGKFEGLQQERAEDLAYRAQEADIVTAMQKTIDDLTDKLNVVNPYSGVRNAKEVENFIFDIEQYFDVVGGLEEAKKVDTAAMYLQGDAKLWWRVKYEAIKADEDAFETWVELKAAIRLQFFPENVEYNAMRKLWELRQTKSVRDYVQEFSALMLNIRDMRDKGKLFTFLEGLKPYARMELQRQRVDTLLKAIQAAECLGDYQVEARKDMSQPPTRAGFKGGQPSNSGPSRSWGDRSAIKSKAPSSGSNSVASNNNDQGRKPHSGCRHCSGPHWNNECPLAQMNAHQAFDDGTDDDEAD, encoded by the exons ATGGCAGCCATAGAGGCAATcgaaatttttggcaaattcgagggactccaacaggagcgtgccgaggatttagcttacagggcacaagaggcagacATAGTGACTGCCATGCAAAaaactattgacgacttgacagacaagctcaatgttgtcaat ccatacagtggagttaggaatgccaaggaagtggaaaacttcatctttgaCATCGAACAGTACTTCGATGTTgttgggggcctagaagaagctaagaaggtagacactgctgccatgtatcttcagggtgatgctaaactctggtggcgggtgaagtacgaagccatcaaggccgatGAAGATGCTTTCGAGACATGGGTAGAACTAAAGGCAGCCATACGCCtacagttcttccccgaaaatgttgaaTACAATGCAATGAGAAAGCTATGGGAGCTCCGCCAGACCAAGTCAGTGCGGGACTACGTGCAggaattctccgcgctcatgctaAATATACGTGACATGAGGGACAAAGGCAAGCTCTTCACCTTCCTAGAAGGGttgaaaccttatgcccgtatggaactgCAAAGACAAAGGGTAGATACCCTACTCAAGGCTATCCAAGcagctgaatgccttggggactatcaagTGGAAGCTCGGAAGGATATGTCTCAGCCGCCTACCCgagcgggattcaaagggggccaACCTAGCAATAGTGGCCCTAGCAGAAGttggggagatcggagtgcaatCAAATCTAAGGCTCCCTCCTCAGGTAGCAATAGTGTTGcgtcaaacaacaatgaccagggGAGAAAGCCTCATTCAGGATGTCGTCATTGCAGCGGACCACATTGGAATAATGAGTGTCCACTTGCACAAATGAACGCCCATCAAGCCTTTGATGATGGGACAGATGACGACGAGGCAGACTAG